In Oryza sativa Japonica Group chromosome 3, ASM3414082v1, one DNA window encodes the following:
- the LOC4334015 gene encoding proteinase inhibitor type-2 CEVI57: MASIKLALPMALLLCGLMVIGSIQSAEAQGGKFCPQFCYDGLEYMTCPSTGSQHLKPACNCCIAGEKGCVLYLNNGQVINCT, translated from the exons ATGGCTTCCATCAAGCTTGCTCTCCCAATGGCTCTCCTGCTGTGTG GACTCATGGTGATTGGATCCATACAGAGCGCCGAGGCACAAGGGGGGAAGTTTTGCCCCCAGTTCTGCTACGACGGCCTCGAGTACATGACGTGCCCGTCGACGGGAAGCCAGCACCTGAAACCGGCGTGCAACTGCTGCATCGCCGGCGAGAAAGGCTGCGTCCTCTACCTGAACAACGGGCAAGTGATAAACTGCACTTGA
- the LOC4334016 gene encoding uncharacterized protein — MASRLLHLRRLLPSARPSAGGGGGGGGAVAAFSTVTPTPRVSALVDEICGLTLIEASSLTDALRGRLGVDQLPPLAILTGGAAPLAGGGAATGAAGEEAKAKEEKMAFDVKLEGFDAAAKLKIIKELRAFTNLGLKEAKELVEKAPAVLKAGVPKEEAESIAEKMRAIGAKIVLE; from the coding sequence ATGGCttcccgcctcctccacctccgccgcctcctcccctccgcccgcccgtccgccggcggcggcggcggcggcggcggtgcggtcgCCGCCTTCTCAACCGTAACCCCGACCCCGCGCGTCTCCGCGCTCGTAGACGAGATCTGCGGCCTCACCCTCATCGAGGCCTCCTCCCTCACCGACGCCCTCCGCGGCCGCCTCGGCGTCGACCAGCTCCCTCCGCTGGCCATCCTCACCGGCGGCGCGGCCCCGCTCgctggcggcggggcggccaccggggcggccggcgaggaggcgaaggcgaaggaggAGAAGATGGCGTTCGACGTGAAGCTGGAGggcttcgacgccgccgcgaaGCTCAAGATCATCAAAGAGCTGAGGGCGTTCACGAATCTGGGCCTCAAGGAGGCGAAGGAGCTCGTGGAGAAGGCGCCGGCCGTGCTGAAGGCGGGAGTCCccaaggaggaggcggagagcaTCGCCGAGAAGATGCGAGCTATTGGCGCCAAGATTGTTCTCGAATGA